GCTCGAAGTCGATGGAGCAACGCCAGCAATCGGCAATAGACGAGAAATCCACGCTGCTGAAAAATATCGAGTCTTCCGACAGCCTCAAGCTCGAGCAGCTCGTTTACCATAAGCCCCAGCTTGTGGAGCTGGAGCGGGTCTCGGTCTATTACGGCGATAAGGAAGTATGCTCGGACATCAGCTTTACGATCGAGCAGGGGGAACGAATCGCGCTTTCCGGCCGTAACGGCTCAGGGAAATCCAGTCTTCTTAAGCTGATCATCGGAGAAGACCTGACTTATACCGGGACTTTCCGCAAGGGAAGCAGCCTCAAGATCTCTTATGTGTCCCAGGATACCTCCCACCTGCGGGGCAACTTGACGGATTACGCTAGAGAACACGGAGTTGACGAAAGTCTCTTTAAGGCTATTTTGCGCAAGCTGGATTTCTCCAGAATTCAGTTCGAGAAGGATATGTCTTCCTTCAGCGGAGGTCAGAAGAAGAAGGTTTTGATTGCGAAAAGCTTAAGCGAGAAAGCGCATCTTCATATATGGGATGAACCGTTGAACTTTATCGATGTCATCTCCCGCATGCAGATCGAAGAGCTGCTGCTGGAGCATTCGCCAACCATTCTGTTTGTTGAGCATGACCGGGCTTTCTGCGAGAATATCGCGACTAAAATCGTTGAACTATAACGGAGTAAGAAACAAGGCCGCCTTTCGGTTTAGAAGGGTGGCCTTGTTTGATGGGAGATTAAAGATAAAGCCCCGTATGGACAACGGGGCAGAATTTACGATTGCGTATCAAAAAAAATCATGCTATAGTAATAAAACCTCTGCATGAGTATTTTATGTAATGGCGTAGTTAGAACATCTTATCTACACTTATATAATATCATGCGGCGCATGCGGTTGTCAAACGTCAAACGTTTATTTTCGAGATTTTTTTAAAAATCGAGAAGGAGTGTGTTTATAGTTATGATGAAGAAAGAATGGGATCATGAGCAAAATCGTCTTAATGAAGTGAAAGTGAAGCTGAAAGAGAAAATTACGGAGCTTGAACCGGAAGTCGATCAGCTTTACGGTCAGGCCTCGAATATACGCAGGCACTTCTGGGAGGAAGTGACGGTCAACACAAGCTCGGATGAGGATTTCGAAGAAACGTTCTTCAGCATTAATCAGCAGGCCGCGCTGTTATCGGAGCGGGAGCGGACTCACGAGAAACGGCGCCAGCAATGGAAAAGCCTGAAACGGCTTCAACAGTCTCCCTATTTCGGACGTATTGATTTTAAGGAGAGCGATATGAATGAGGCGGAACAGGTCTATATCGGCCTGTCGTCCTTCTTGGCATCGGACGGGATGAACTTCCTGGTCTACGATTGGCGGACGCCGATTGCAAGCCTCTATTACGATTATTCTCCGGGTCCGGCTTCCTACGCGACGCCAGGCGGACATATTCACGGAGATATGGAGCTTAAACGGCAGTATCGGATAAAAGACGGAAAGCTCCTCAATTTCTTTGACGCGAGCGTAACGATAGGCGATTCGATGCTGCAGCAGGTGCTTGGCCAAGGCGCCAATAACCAGATGAAAAGCATCGTGGCGACCATTCAGAAGGAACAAAACGCGATTATCCGCAATGATGCCAGCCGGATGCTGATCGTGCAGGGAGTCGCCGGAAGCGGGAAAACCTCGGCTGCCCTTCAGCGGGCAGCGTATTTGCTTTATAAACATAGGGAGCGGCTTACGGCTGACCAGATCGTTCTTTTTTCGCCGAATCCGATGTTCAACAGTTACGTATCTACCGTTCTTCCCGAGCTTGGCGAGGAAAACATGCAGCAGACGACCTTCCAGGAATATTTGGACTACTGGCTTGGTTCAGCGATGAAGCTGGAGGATCCGTTTGAACAAATCGAATACGTGCTTACGCAGGAGTCGGCGGTCGGTTACGAAGCGCGGGTTGACGGTATCCGGTACAAAGCATCCGAAGCTTTCCTGCATTCGCTGCAGAAGTACGCGGTATGGTTAAGCAAGGAAGGCATGTTGTTTAAGAGCATACGTTTCCGGGACCGCGAACTGATTACTTCGAAGCAATTATACGAGCAATTTTACGGTTATGACGCGTCTGTCCGCCTGGCTAACCGGATTATCCTGCTGCAGGAATGGGTATTAAAGGAGCTGCGGAAATTTGCGCGCAATGAGCTGGCGGCGGAGTGGGTAGACCAAGAGCTTGATTACCTTGATAATGACCAATACGTGGAGGCTTACAGCGAGATCTTGAAGAGGTTCCAGCGCGACGAAGAGCTGTTTGATGTTTCCGAACGTTATGCGAAAGCACTGGACCGAGCGAACAAGTTTACGAATCAAGGCGAGGATCAAATCTTCGACTTCTCCGAACAGCAGGAAGACCTGCTGCGCCAAATGATCGTGAAGGAGCATTTCAAGCCTTTGCGCAGGATGGTGAAGAAAATGAAGTTCGTAAATGTGAACGGTCTTTACTCGCAGCTGTTTGACGAAGAGGAATCGGCCTATAACCGTATGACCGAAGGTGCCGAAGTGCCTGCTAACTGGCCGGAGATTTGCAGGCAAACGAAGGAGAAGCTAGACAATCAGGAGTTGTTTTATGAAGACGCAACGCCTTATCTGTTCCTGAAAGAATTGATTGAAGGTTCCCGGATGAATACGGTTGTCCGCCATATCTTCGTGGATGAAGGCCAGGATTATTCGCCATTCCAATATGCGTTCCTGAAAAAGCTGTTCCCGAATGCCCGCATGACCGTGCTTGGCGATTTCGGGCAGGCGATCTTTACTCAATCTTCCAAGCTGGGGGGAGGAGATTCTCCGCTGCTTAAGTTATACGGAGAAGAGAACTCCACGCTTATCCCGCTTTTGCAGAGCTACCGTTCGACGAAAGAGATCGTGGAGTTCACTCGGCTCATGCTCCCTGGAGGCGAAGAGATTGTTCCGTTCGAGCGACATGGCAAAAAGCCGTTGATTACAACGGCTGGAAGCCGTGAAGCACTGCTTCGCCAGCTTGTTCACGATCTTGAATCGCTCAAGGCGGAAGGTAACCGTTCGATTGCCGTTATCGCGAAAAACGCAGCCGAGAGCAAGGAAGCTTACGAGGCGTTAACCTCATACGGAATGGAAGATATTCGCCTGGTAACGACGGAAACCTTAACCTTCGAATCCGGAATTATGGTTATCCCGGCTTATCTGGCCAAAGGCGTGGAGTTTGACGCCGTCGCAATCTATGACGCATCGTCGAAGTCTTATAACCGCGAAAGCGAAAGGAAGCTGTTCTATACGGCGTGCACTCGCGCGATGCATCAGCTAAACCTTTATATTTGCGGGGAATGGGCGCCATATCTGAAATCCTTAAGAAGTGAGCTATACGAGCTTCAAGCTTTGGAATAAGCATCGGCCAGTTCCGAGAAGTACCGGGTGGTACAATCCCGAAACGAAGCGGCAGCTTGAGTCAGGTACCGTCCCTTGGGCCAATGAAGCGAGATGGATCGTTCGCAATAGCCTTCCTTCAGGGGGATGGTGACCACGTCGGATCCGGTTGAGCCTCCCCAGGTGATGGCCGGAAGAAAAGCAAGACCTTGACCGGCCCGAATGAGACCGCGGACAGTGGCCGGATCGTCGCTTTCGAACTGAATGTGCGGAGTAAATCCGGCAAGCCTGCAGAAAGCATCCGTAGTCTCGCGCAGCGATTTGCCGGGAGGAAGGCTGATGAATCGTTCCTCTTTCAATTCCTCCAGGCTGATCCGGTCGCGCTTAGCAAGACGATGCTCGGAAGGCAGCGCAACGACAATCTTCTCCCGCAGCAAGGCGACCGAATGGCAGCCGGGAGGAGGAACAGCGCCGTCTGACAGGCATAAATCGAAGTCAAAAGCGTGTTCGCTTGGCAACGCATGCTGAAGCAAATGGAATTGCGTATCCGGCTTGCTCTTGCGGTATTCGGCAAGGAGTCCCGGGAGGAGATGAGAGGAGACGCGTACATCCAGCGTGATGTATTCGGAAGGAGATTCAACTAAATCCTGCAGCTCTCGCTTCCCATCCTCCAAAGCTTGAAGCGCGATATCCACTTTGCTTAGAAAATGTATGCCATGCTCGTTAAGCCGGATTGATTTGTTGGTGCGCTCGAACAGCTTTACTCCCAGCTCCGCTTCGAGGGAAGCGATCGTTTTGCTAAGAGCAGGCTGAGAGATATGCAAATGCCGTGCAGCTTGCGTCATATGCTGCAAACGCGCGGTCGTCTGAAAATATTTTAATTGCAGGAGCTCCAATGGACTCACCTTAGCTTTCTTATTCGTTATAACCTGTAGTTTATAGTTGCTATGCCTAAATATATATTAGAGTTCATGGATTCTCAAGACTATAATGGTCACATCACAATACGGATGGGAGAATGGCTCTAGTGATTATTCAAACGTCATCTGGACAGGTAAAAGGCGTTCAATTAAACGGATGTTACGTATATAGAGGGATTCCGTATGCGCAAGCTCCGGTTGGAGTGCTGAGGTTCAAGCCGCCTCAAGCCCCTCCGGCATGGGAGGGAGTCCGGGACTGCGGTACTTTTGGGCCAATCGCCTACCAGAATGTTGACCCTAACCGTTCTTTGCCGGAGCTTGCGTACTCGGAGGACTGTCTGAATCTGAATGTCTGGACGTCCGGTCCTGCTGAGCGGCTTCGTCCTGTTCTTGTTTATATCCATGGCGGCGGTTTTATAGGCGGGAAAGGTGCGGACTGCGACGGCAGCCGTTATACCGCGGAAGAAGATTTTGTATTCGTCTCGCTGAACTACCGGCTGGGAGCGCTGGGTTTTCTTGCCTTGGAAGAGGTTCTTGGCGAGGAATACGCGACATCCGGAAATAACGGCATGCTGGACATTATCGCGGCGCTGCACTGGGTAAAGAGCAATATTGCTGCCTTTGGCGGCGATCCTGCCCGCGTGACCGTGATGGGGAATTCCGCCGGTGCCAAGTGTACGGCAACCTTGTACGCCATGCAGACTGCGGAAGGACTGTTTCAACGGGCAGTAGCCCAAAGCGGGGCTACGCAATCCATAAGGGACAGGAAGACGGCTGCCTTAACAACTAGCCGACTTATTAATGCGTTAGGGCTGAAGCCGGAGGAAGCGGGGCGGCTTCTCGAACTGCCGGCTGAGCAGCTGATCTCGGCTCAGATGAAGGTAGGACCGGACACGGCCGGAAACCTTCATATGTTTGGTCCCGTTGCGGACGGCAATCTTATTCCTTTTAATCCGATTCAGTATCTCAAAGAAGCAGAGAACCTGCCGCCGCTCTTGATCGGTACAAACGAGGACGAAGCGGCAATGTTCATCTATTATGATCCGGGCCTTCAGAAGCCTAATGCAGACACGCTAAGTAGACTGTTTGGCGAGAATCAGCAGGAGGTGTGGCATTCCTTCTTCCGTCATTCCGAGACGATACCCGTGGAAAAGGCATGGAGCAAAGCGTTAACCGAGCATCTGTATGCGATTGGCTGCATGCAGCTCGCGCAAGCGGTTGCGGCTTCGGGTGCGCCGGTATGGATGTACAGGCTGACGTACGGAGGCTGGCTTGGGGCTATTCACGGTTACGAAGGAAGCTTGATTAACCATGCGGAAAACAAAGCGCGAGATCTCTCCAATGAAGCAAACGATCCCTATTTCATTGCGGATGAAGCCGCAGGCCTGGCTGCCGGCATGCGCGCAGGGTGGAACGCGTTCATCCGCTGCGGTGACCCGAATACCCCTGAGCTGCCCGCATGGCCGGAGTATGGTCCTGATCAATCCGTCTTGATGCTTCAGCTGGATAGCTTTGTTCAAGAGAACTTAACGCCGCCATTCGGGATTTCCGTGCAGCATCAGGTTTGGAGGACGTAAGAGATGATTTTTGTTGAAGTGACAGCTGCGATGCTGCTTCTAGGGCTACTGCTTGGATTTGTTGGGGCAGGGGGATCGGGTTTTATTATTGCGATCTTAACGGTTGCATTTGGTTATCCGATTCATACGGCGCTTGGCACGGCTCTTGCGGCTATGTTTTTTTCTTCGTTATCCGGGTCTGTCAGTCATTACCGCGAAGGCAATATGATTCTGAAGACCGGCGCCATTGTTGGCCTGGCAGGCGCGGCAGGCGCTTGGGTCAGCTCTGGCTGGTCTTCCTTTATTCCTGAGGATAAGTTAGGCTGGATGACTTCGGGCATGCTGTTCAGCTCCGGTCTGGCTCTATGGTTCAGAATGGCCTATCAGGCTAAGAATGGCGGGAAAAGCCCTTCTGCTCCCATGCAGACAAGCGGGATGAAATTCTATGCGTCGGCTGCCTTTATCGGTTTAGTCACAGGGGCATTGTCCGGACTGTTCGGGATTGGCTCAACGCCTTTTATCCAGCTCGGTCTTATGCTGATTCTTGGCATGTCCATGCGTTTCGCGGCAGGAACGACTATGCTCGTTATTATGCCTATCGCATTAGCGGGGGGAGCCGGTTATTACTCTGTCGGCTATCTGGACATTCAATTGCTTATCGCCGTTGTAATAGGCACGATGCTTGGCTCTTATATCGGTGCGAAATTTACGAAACGCGTGCCGGCGGTAATGCTCAAGACCTGCATGGTGTTGACTCCAATGCTTGGCGCTGCGATTTTGCTTATTTGAAAAGGATACCCGATGCTTGACAGCGAACTCCTTACTATCCTAATGCGATTGAAGGGGGCTAAATGCAAGTGAGCAAGGATACTGCGTTAATGGTTATTGATGTTCAGAACGGCATGTTTCTCGAGGAGTATCCCATCCACGAAGATGAAAAGCTGTTAAACCGTATTAACCTGCTCCTCGCCAAAGCGCGGGAAAGCCGGATTCCGGTTATCTATGTGCAGCATAATGAGGAAAAGGGAACTCCGCTCGAGACCCATACTCCGGGATGGGAGATTCATTCTGCCATCGCGCCGGCAGCTAAAGATCTTATCATTCAGAAATACGTGCCGGATTCTTTCCACGAGACCAATCTTCAGGAGAAACTGACCTCCAAAGGAATTAAAAAGCTGGTCCTGTCCGGTCTGCAAACGGAT
This region of Paenibacillus sp. JDR-2 genomic DNA includes:
- the helD gene encoding RNA polymerase recycling motor HelD; the encoded protein is MMKKEWDHEQNRLNEVKVKLKEKITELEPEVDQLYGQASNIRRHFWEEVTVNTSSDEDFEETFFSINQQAALLSERERTHEKRRQQWKSLKRLQQSPYFGRIDFKESDMNEAEQVYIGLSSFLASDGMNFLVYDWRTPIASLYYDYSPGPASYATPGGHIHGDMELKRQYRIKDGKLLNFFDASVTIGDSMLQQVLGQGANNQMKSIVATIQKEQNAIIRNDASRMLIVQGVAGSGKTSAALQRAAYLLYKHRERLTADQIVLFSPNPMFNSYVSTVLPELGEENMQQTTFQEYLDYWLGSAMKLEDPFEQIEYVLTQESAVGYEARVDGIRYKASEAFLHSLQKYAVWLSKEGMLFKSIRFRDRELITSKQLYEQFYGYDASVRLANRIILLQEWVLKELRKFARNELAAEWVDQELDYLDNDQYVEAYSEILKRFQRDEELFDVSERYAKALDRANKFTNQGEDQIFDFSEQQEDLLRQMIVKEHFKPLRRMVKKMKFVNVNGLYSQLFDEEESAYNRMTEGAEVPANWPEICRQTKEKLDNQELFYEDATPYLFLKELIEGSRMNTVVRHIFVDEGQDYSPFQYAFLKKLFPNARMTVLGDFGQAIFTQSSKLGGGDSPLLKLYGEENSTLIPLLQSYRSTKEIVEFTRLMLPGGEEIVPFERHGKKPLITTAGSREALLRQLVHDLESLKAEGNRSIAVIAKNAAESKEAYEALTSYGMEDIRLVTTETLTFESGIMVIPAYLAKGVEFDAVAIYDASSKSYNRESERKLFYTACTRAMHQLNLYICGEWAPYLKSLRSELYELQALE
- a CDS encoding LysR family transcriptional regulator, with translation MSPLELLQLKYFQTTARLQHMTQAARHLHISQPALSKTIASLEAELGVKLFERTNKSIRLNEHGIHFLSKVDIALQALEDGKRELQDLVESPSEYITLDVRVSSHLLPGLLAEYRKSKPDTQFHLLQHALPSEHAFDFDLCLSDGAVPPPGCHSVALLREKIVVALPSEHRLAKRDRISLEELKEERFISLPPGKSLRETTDAFCRLAGFTPHIQFESDDPATVRGLIRAGQGLAFLPAITWGGSTGSDVVTIPLKEGYCERSISLHWPKGRYLTQAAASFRDCTTRYFSELADAYSKA
- a CDS encoding carboxylesterase/lipase family protein — protein: MALVIIQTSSGQVKGVQLNGCYVYRGIPYAQAPVGVLRFKPPQAPPAWEGVRDCGTFGPIAYQNVDPNRSLPELAYSEDCLNLNVWTSGPAERLRPVLVYIHGGGFIGGKGADCDGSRYTAEEDFVFVSLNYRLGALGFLALEEVLGEEYATSGNNGMLDIIAALHWVKSNIAAFGGDPARVTVMGNSAGAKCTATLYAMQTAEGLFQRAVAQSGATQSIRDRKTAALTTSRLINALGLKPEEAGRLLELPAEQLISAQMKVGPDTAGNLHMFGPVADGNLIPFNPIQYLKEAENLPPLLIGTNEDEAAMFIYYDPGLQKPNADTLSRLFGENQQEVWHSFFRHSETIPVEKAWSKALTEHLYAIGCMQLAQAVAASGAPVWMYRLTYGGWLGAIHGYEGSLINHAENKARDLSNEANDPYFIADEAAGLAAGMRAGWNAFIRCGDPNTPELPAWPEYGPDQSVLMLQLDSFVQENLTPPFGISVQHQVWRT
- a CDS encoding sulfite exporter TauE/SafE family protein, whose translation is MIFVEVTAAMLLLGLLLGFVGAGGSGFIIAILTVAFGYPIHTALGTALAAMFFSSLSGSVSHYREGNMILKTGAIVGLAGAAGAWVSSGWSSFIPEDKLGWMTSGMLFSSGLALWFRMAYQAKNGGKSPSAPMQTSGMKFYASAAFIGLVTGALSGLFGIGSTPFIQLGLMLILGMSMRFAAGTTMLVIMPIALAGGAGYYSVGYLDIQLLIAVVIGTMLGSYIGAKFTKRVPAVMLKTCMVLTPMLGAAILLI
- a CDS encoding cysteine hydrolase family protein, translated to MQVSKDTALMVIDVQNGMFLEEYPIHEDEKLLNRINLLLAKARESRIPVIYVQHNEEKGTPLETHTPGWEIHSAIAPAAKDLIIQKYVPDSFHETNLQEKLTSKGIKKLVLSGLQTDYCIDATCRRAVELGYEVTIVKDAHSTCGQDSRSAEQIIDEYNQSFAERVNLLEASEIEFN